A genomic stretch from Rhodomicrobium vannielii ATCC 17100 includes:
- the glmM gene encoding phosphoglucosamine mutase yields the protein MRQKLFGTDGIRGQANTWPMTAEIALKVGMAAGHMFTNGGRRHRVVIGKDTRLSGYTIENALVSGFTSVGMDVVQLGPIPTPAVAMLVRSLRADLGVMISASHNAYQDNGIKLFGPDGYKLSDEVETEIEAEVFGDIDRLLAEPDHIGKSRRIDGIVDRYIEFAKRTLDRTISLSGLKIVIDCANGAAYRVAPAALWELGAEVVALGVAPDGRNINRECGSTVPDHICRKVLETGAHIGIALDGDADRVIISDENGQIVDGDQILAVIGENFRNTGRLRGGGVVATVMSNLGLERHFEKLDLSLIRTKVGDRYVVEAMRRGDYNVGGEQSGHVVLSDFTTTGDGLVTALQVLSVVIQSDKPVSEVCRRFEPVPQLLKNLRFSGPSPLESEAVKSVIAAQEVRLGRAGRLLIRKSGTEPLIRVMAQGEDQTLISGVVAEIVAAVQAAGQGEGVVSAS from the coding sequence ATGCGGCAAAAACTCTTCGGCACGGACGGCATTCGCGGACAGGCAAACACCTGGCCGATGACGGCTGAGATTGCACTGAAGGTCGGCATGGCGGCTGGCCACATGTTCACGAATGGCGGCCGTCGCCACCGCGTCGTGATCGGCAAGGACACGCGGCTATCCGGCTACACCATCGAGAACGCGCTCGTTTCCGGCTTTACGTCGGTCGGCATGGACGTGGTGCAACTCGGCCCGATCCCGACGCCCGCTGTTGCCATGCTCGTGCGGTCGCTGCGCGCGGACCTCGGCGTGATGATCTCCGCATCGCACAACGCCTATCAGGATAACGGCATCAAGCTTTTCGGCCCCGATGGCTACAAGCTCTCGGACGAGGTGGAGACCGAGATCGAAGCCGAAGTGTTCGGCGACATCGACAGGCTGCTCGCCGAGCCCGACCACATCGGCAAGTCGCGGCGCATCGACGGCATCGTGGACCGCTACATCGAATTCGCCAAACGCACGCTCGACCGCACGATCAGCCTCTCCGGCCTCAAGATCGTCATCGACTGCGCGAACGGCGCGGCCTATCGCGTCGCGCCCGCCGCGCTGTGGGAACTCGGCGCCGAGGTGGTGGCGCTAGGCGTCGCGCCGGACGGCCGCAACATCAACCGCGAATGCGGTTCCACCGTGCCCGATCACATCTGCCGCAAGGTTCTCGAGACAGGCGCACATATCGGGATCGCGCTCGACGGCGACGCCGATCGCGTCATCATCTCCGACGAAAACGGCCAGATCGTCGATGGCGACCAGATCCTCGCCGTCATCGGAGAAAACTTCCGCAACACGGGACGCCTTCGCGGAGGCGGCGTCGTCGCGACGGTGATGTCCAATCTCGGCCTGGAGCGCCATTTCGAGAAGCTCGACCTGTCGCTGATCCGCACCAAGGTTGGCGACCGTTACGTGGTCGAGGCAATGCGGCGCGGCGATTACAATGTCGGTGGCGAGCAATCCGGCCACGTCGTGCTGTCGGACTTCACCACGACGGGCGACGGCCTCGTGACCGCGCTTCAGGTGCTGAGCGTCGTGATCCAGAGCGACAAGCCCGTCAGCGAGGTCTGCCGCCGCTTCGAGCCGGTGCCGCAACTTTTGAAGAACCTTCGCTTCTCAGGCCCGAGCCCGCTCGAAAGCGAGGCGGTCAAAAGCGTCATCGCCGCGCAGGAAGTGCGCCTCGGAAGGGCCGGGCGGCTCCTGATCCGCAAATCCGGCACCGAGCCGTTAATTCGCGTCATGGCGCAGGGCGAGGACCAGACGCTCATCAGCGGCGTCGTGGCGGAGATCGTCGCCGCCGTGCAGGCGGCCGGGCAGGGCGAGGGCGTTGTTTCGGCGTCGTAA
- the folP gene encoding dihydropteroate synthase encodes MPGLYLEPTGFLYGEIARQAIAAGEALPLAGSPRIAFSAARLQEGGPGGIRNIFLRASALPQLSEPRVKDLLARIIEPRADIAGVPMDGPRIMGILNVTPDSFSDGGYHFATDAALAHAADLVRHGTDFIDVGGESTRPGSDPVDVEEEVRRILPVLEGLAAWQTPVSVDTRRPEVMRAVAGARLDIINDVSALTFSSDSLSTAAELRKPVVLMHAKGDPKTMQDAPSYADVVTDVFDWLEARIEAAVAAGIDRAKIVADPGIGFGKTLAHNAALLRSIALFHGLGVPLLVGTSRKRSLQRVAVAELPGDIDAASVAAALDAASRGVQIVRMHNVGATAQALAVWRWLNGRNP; translated from the coding sequence ATGCCCGGACTTTATCTGGAACCGACCGGCTTCCTTTATGGCGAGATTGCGCGCCAGGCGATTGCGGCGGGCGAGGCGCTGCCGCTTGCCGGAAGCCCGCGCATCGCGTTCTCGGCGGCGCGGCTTCAGGAGGGCGGGCCCGGCGGCATCCGCAACATCTTTCTGCGCGCATCGGCCCTGCCGCAGCTGAGCGAGCCGCGTGTGAAAGATCTGCTCGCGCGCATCATAGAACCCCGCGCCGACATCGCAGGCGTGCCGATGGACGGCCCGCGCATCATGGGCATTCTGAACGTCACGCCGGACAGCTTTTCGGATGGCGGCTACCATTTTGCGACGGATGCGGCGTTGGCGCATGCGGCGGATCTGGTGCGGCATGGCACCGACTTTATCGATGTCGGCGGGGAATCGACGCGGCCCGGTTCCGATCCGGTGGACGTCGAGGAAGAGGTGCGACGCATCTTGCCCGTGCTCGAAGGACTCGCCGCATGGCAGACGCCGGTCTCCGTGGATACGCGACGCCCTGAAGTCATGCGCGCGGTGGCGGGAGCGCGGCTCGACATCATCAACGACGTGTCCGCGCTCACCTTTTCAAGCGACAGCCTTTCCACGGCGGCCGAACTCCGCAAGCCCGTGGTGCTGATGCACGCCAAGGGCGATCCGAAAACGATGCAGGACGCGCCGTCCTACGCCGACGTCGTGACCGATGTTTTCGACTGGCTCGAAGCGCGGATCGAGGCGGCGGTTGCGGCGGGGATCGACCGCGCGAAGATCGTCGCGGACCCGGGCATCGGCTTTGGCAAGACGCTCGCCCACAACGCGGCCCTGCTGCGAAGCATCGCGCTGTTCCACGGTCTCGGCGTGCCGCTGCTCGTAGGCACTTCTCGCAAGCGGTCGCTTCAGCGCGTGGCGGTGGCCGAGCTTCCGGGCGACATCGACGCCGCGAGCGTTGCTGCAGCCCTCGACGCGGCCTCGCGGGGCGTGCAGATCGTCCGTATGCATAATGTCGGAGCCACGGCGCAGGCGCTCGCGGTCTGGCGCTGGCTCAACGGCCGCAATCCATAG
- a CDS encoding outer membrane protein, whose product MGYKAILTVVTLTVAATGGVNATDIAKSAPGGLKDAPYVEVPWNWAGAYYGATIGYGSGGSKASVTANANDEHGVDTNDPDGVLLGGTIGYNYQIAPTWLIGAEADFSWLGLQGDQGKAVFDGHYWTGGWDGLFTLRGRLGYTMGRTLIYGTAGYAALHTNETISGNNTNESSFGTDWRSGWVVGGGVEHFLTERLSVKAEYLHAGFEDLTGATGFPGNYSATQNYKLESDLDLVRIGLNYKL is encoded by the coding sequence ATGGGCTACAAAGCCATTCTTACGGTTGTAACACTTACGGTTGCAGCGACGGGCGGGGTTAATGCTACGGATATTGCCAAGTCGGCACCGGGCGGCTTGAAGGATGCTCCTTACGTCGAGGTACCATGGAACTGGGCGGGCGCCTACTACGGCGCCACGATCGGCTACGGCTCCGGCGGCTCGAAAGCGTCCGTCACCGCCAACGCCAACGATGAGCATGGCGTCGATACAAACGACCCGGACGGCGTCCTCCTCGGCGGCACCATCGGCTACAACTATCAGATCGCACCAACCTGGCTGATCGGCGCTGAAGCCGATTTCAGCTGGCTCGGCCTGCAAGGAGATCAGGGCAAGGCTGTTTTCGACGGGCATTACTGGACGGGCGGCTGGGACGGCCTGTTCACGTTGCGCGGCCGCCTCGGCTACACGATGGGCCGCACGCTCATCTACGGCACAGCGGGTTACGCGGCGCTTCACACCAACGAGACGATTTCCGGCAACAACACGAACGAAAGTTCGTTTGGTACGGACTGGCGGTCGGGCTGGGTGGTCGGCGGCGGCGTGGAGCACTTCCTGACCGAGCGCCTGTCGGTGAAGGCGGAATATTTGCATGCGGGCTTCGAAGACCTGACCGGAGCCACCGGCTTTCCGGGCAACTATAGCGCGACCCAGAATTACAAACTGGAAAGCGATCTCGACCTCGTCCGCATCGGCTTGAACTACAAGCTGTGA
- the panC gene encoding pantoate--beta-alanine ligase, which produces MSNRLPLVRTAGELRKTVQGWRKHGEKVALVPTMGALHEGHLSLIKLAKKYADRVVVSVFVNPTQFAPHEDYNSYPRTEEQDWHKLAAGGADAMYAPNVHEIYPGDFATRVEVAGVTQTLEGISRPHFFSGVTTIVAKLFLQCLPDVALFGEKDYQQLLVIKRMVKDLNFPIVIVPGPILREPDGLAMSSRNVYLDARERGLAPQLHAVIKDMAFDLVAEREVDETLAQGVARLESAGFRVDYLEIRDAETLLPLEGIVSQPARVLAAVYLGRLRLIDNVAVVPE; this is translated from the coding sequence ATGAGCAATCGGTTACCGTTGGTCCGGACTGCGGGCGAACTGCGCAAGACCGTTCAAGGCTGGCGCAAGCACGGCGAGAAGGTTGCGCTCGTGCCCACCATGGGCGCGCTGCACGAGGGACATCTGTCTCTCATCAAGCTCGCGAAGAAGTACGCGGATCGCGTTGTGGTCTCCGTCTTCGTCAATCCGACGCAATTCGCGCCCCATGAAGACTACAATTCCTATCCGCGCACCGAAGAGCAGGACTGGCACAAGCTGGCCGCTGGCGGTGCGGACGCGATGTATGCGCCCAATGTGCACGAAATCTACCCGGGCGACTTCGCCACGCGCGTAGAGGTGGCGGGCGTTACGCAGACGCTCGAAGGTATCTCGCGACCGCATTTCTTCTCCGGCGTGACGACGATCGTCGCGAAGCTCTTCCTGCAATGTCTGCCGGACGTCGCCTTGTTCGGCGAGAAGGACTACCAGCAGCTTCTCGTCATCAAGCGCATGGTCAAGGATCTGAACTTCCCCATCGTCATCGTGCCCGGCCCGATCCTCCGCGAGCCGGACGGCCTCGCGATGTCGTCGCGCAACGTCTATCTCGATGCACGCGAGCGCGGGCTCGCTCCGCAGCTTCATGCCGTCATCAAGGATATGGCATTCGATCTCGTCGCCGAGCGCGAGGTTGATGAGACGCTGGCGCAGGGCGTCGCGCGGCTCGAAAGCGCCGGTTTCCGTGTGGACTATCTCGAAATTCGCGATGCCGAGACGCTGCTCCCCCTCGAAGGGATCGTGAGCCAGCCCGCACGCGTGCTCGCCGCCGTCTATCTCGGCCGCTTGCGTCTCATCGATAATGTCGCCGTCGTCCCCGAATAA
- the rpmA gene encoding 50S ribosomal protein L27, whose protein sequence is MAHKKAGGSSRNGRDSEGRRLGVKKFGGEKVISGNIILRQRGTEWHPGNGVGLGKDHTIFAIREGVVEFKAKRNGRTFVSVIDAGE, encoded by the coding sequence ATGGCACATAAAAAAGCAGGCGGTTCGTCCCGTAACGGCCGCGACTCCGAAGGCCGGCGCCTCGGCGTCAAGAAATTCGGCGGCGAGAAGGTCATCTCGGGCAACATCATCCTTCGCCAGCGCGGCACGGAGTGGCATCCGGGCAATGGCGTCGGCCTCGGCAAGGACCACACGATCTTCGCAATCCGCGAGGGTGTGGTCGAGTTCAAGGCCAAGCGCAACGGCCGGACCTTCGTGTCCGTGATCGACGCGGGCGAATAA
- the rplU gene encoding 50S ribosomal protein L21, protein MVYAVIRTGGKQYKVAPQDVLQIEKIEGAAGDSVNFAEVLALGGGEGEPKFGVPLVSGAAVSAEIVEQGKGPKIIIFKKRRRQNSRRRNGHRQFLTTVRIVDILTDGKAAPVKAAVEAPKAEAAPAEQAPKKAAKAKAAPAEGGEEAPKKPRAKKADKAE, encoded by the coding sequence ATGGTCTACGCCGTTATTCGCACGGGCGGAAAGCAATACAAGGTTGCGCCGCAGGACGTGCTGCAGATCGAAAAAATCGAAGGGGCCGCGGGCGACTCGGTAAACTTCGCGGAAGTGCTGGCGCTCGGCGGCGGCGAAGGCGAGCCGAAGTTCGGCGTGCCGCTCGTCAGTGGCGCGGCGGTCTCCGCAGAGATCGTCGAGCAGGGCAAGGGCCCGAAGATCATCATCTTCAAGAAGCGCCGTCGCCAGAATTCGCGCCGCCGCAACGGCCATCGTCAGTTTCTGACGACTGTGCGGATCGTCGACATCCTGACGGACGGCAAGGCCGCTCCCGTGAAGGCCGCCGTTGAGGCTCCGAAGGCCGAAGCCGCGCCTGCGGAACAAGCTCCGAAGAAGGCCGCGAAGGCGAAAGCCGCTCCGGCGGAAGGCGGCGAGGAGGCTCCGAAGAAGCCCCGCGCCAAGAAAGCGGACAAGGCCGAGTAA
- a CDS encoding glycoside hydrolase family 15 protein — protein sequence MTKRIEDYALLGDCESAALIGFDGTIEWLCWPRFDSGAVFASLLGDDDNGCWRLAAKDEKSRRRAYREGTLILDTVIETATGSALVIDFMPLGPGNTRRLVRIVEGLTGEVDMETGFRLRFDYGLIVPWITRVDGDGFEAIAGPDKAVLTSGAPIAAEGGRLFGSFTVKAGDKVPFVLAHGASYQPVPPAIDPFKALDQTETAWREWTGQCIYDGPHAEIVRRSLIALKGLTYQPTGAIVAAPTTSLPEAIGGERNWDYRFCWLRDATFTLLALMNTGFRFEAEEWRTWLMRAVAGSAQQVQIVYGIAGERHLVESTIPWLPGFRNSRPVRIGNAAAGQLQLDIFGEVMDALYQSSKCGLEPTGEAWHLQRNLVEYLERIWRLPDEGLWEVRGGARHFVHSKVMAWVAFDRAVKSVERFGVEGPVERWRVARDEIHAQVCAEGYDGTVGAFVQSYGSTALDASALLIPIVGFLPPCDPRVQSTVRAIGDHLRSGRLIRRYDTKRTDDGLDGGEGAFLACSFWYADNFVLQGRLAEAEDYFDYLVTLGNDVGLFAEEYDEARGRMLGNFPQAFSHVALVNTACNLAAARKPFEERAGATLRDAP from the coding sequence ATGACGAAACGCATCGAAGACTACGCATTGCTTGGCGATTGCGAAAGCGCGGCGCTGATCGGTTTCGATGGGACCATCGAATGGCTGTGCTGGCCGAGGTTCGACTCCGGCGCGGTGTTCGCGTCGCTCCTGGGCGACGACGATAATGGATGCTGGCGTCTCGCCGCCAAGGATGAAAAATCGCGACGGCGCGCCTACCGCGAGGGGACGCTGATTCTCGATACCGTCATCGAAACAGCGACCGGCAGCGCACTCGTGATCGATTTCATGCCGCTCGGCCCCGGCAATACGCGCCGCCTGGTGCGCATCGTGGAAGGCCTTACCGGGGAGGTCGATATGGAAACCGGGTTCCGGCTGCGTTTCGACTACGGGCTCATCGTGCCGTGGATCACGCGCGTCGACGGCGACGGTTTCGAGGCTATCGCCGGACCCGACAAGGCGGTGCTGACTTCGGGGGCGCCCATCGCGGCCGAAGGGGGGCGGCTGTTCGGCTCGTTCACCGTGAAGGCGGGCGACAAGGTGCCGTTCGTCCTCGCGCACGGGGCTTCGTATCAGCCCGTTCCTCCGGCAATCGATCCCTTCAAGGCGCTCGACCAGACCGAAACCGCCTGGCGCGAGTGGACCGGCCAGTGCATCTATGACGGCCCGCACGCCGAGATCGTCCGCCGCTCGCTGATCGCGCTCAAGGGCCTGACCTACCAGCCCACGGGCGCAATCGTCGCCGCGCCGACGACGTCCCTGCCCGAAGCCATCGGCGGCGAACGCAACTGGGATTACCGCTTCTGCTGGCTGCGCGACGCGACCTTCACACTGCTCGCGTTGATGAATACCGGCTTCCGCTTCGAGGCCGAGGAATGGCGCACATGGCTGATGCGTGCGGTGGCGGGCAGCGCCCAGCAGGTACAGATCGTGTACGGCATCGCGGGCGAGCGCCATCTCGTGGAGAGCACCATTCCGTGGCTGCCGGGCTTCCGTAATTCGCGGCCCGTGCGCATCGGCAACGCGGCGGCCGGGCAGTTGCAGCTCGATATCTTCGGCGAAGTGATGGACGCGCTGTATCAATCGAGCAAATGCGGGCTCGAACCGACGGGCGAAGCCTGGCACCTGCAACGCAACCTTGTCGAATATCTGGAGCGGATCTGGCGTTTGCCCGACGAAGGATTGTGGGAGGTGCGCGGCGGCGCGCGCCATTTCGTGCATTCCAAAGTCATGGCGTGGGTTGCGTTCGACCGCGCGGTCAAGTCGGTGGAGCGCTTCGGCGTGGAAGGGCCGGTGGAGCGTTGGCGCGTTGCGCGCGATGAAATCCACGCACAGGTCTGCGCGGAGGGGTATGACGGGACGGTGGGCGCGTTCGTGCAGAGCTATGGGTCTACGGCGCTGGATGCAAGCGCGCTTCTCATCCCGATCGTCGGCTTTCTGCCGCCGTGCGATCCGCGCGTGCAGTCCACGGTCCGCGCAATTGGCGATCATCTGCGCAGCGGCCGCCTGATCCGCCGATACGATACGAAGCGAACGGATGACGGGCTCGACGGCGGCGAGGGCGCGTTTCTGGCCTGCTCGTTCTGGTATGCGGACAATTTCGTGCTTCAGGGACGGCTCGCCGAGGCCGAGGACTATTTCGATTACCTCGTCACGCTCGGCAACGATGTCGGGCTGTTCGCCGAAGAATATGATGAGGCGCGTGGGCGGATGCTTGGCAATTTTCCGCAAGCGTTCTCGCATGTTGCGCTCGTCAATACCGCGTGCAACCTCGCTGCCGCGCGGAAGCCTTTCGAGGAGCGTGCCGGCGCGACGCTCCGGGATGCTCCCTGA
- a CDS encoding MarR family winged helix-turn-helix transcriptional regulator, translating to MIADFVRVQPDDQSLKSNYLVTLRMIERLHRLLLDLIKDEFERVGRTDVNSVQALLLFNIGDVELTAGELKTRGLYLGSNVSYNLKKLVESGYIHHQRSRTDKRSVRVKLTDKGKAISEMVNRLLERQLNMLEKVGGVSVPDLKHFNQISVKLERFWGDQIRYQL from the coding sequence ATGATCGCCGATTTCGTACGCGTCCAGCCGGACGACCAGTCGTTGAAATCCAATTATCTGGTGACGCTGCGCATGATCGAGCGGCTGCACCGTCTTCTCCTCGATCTCATCAAGGACGAGTTCGAGCGCGTCGGCCGGACCGATGTCAACAGCGTGCAAGCGCTCCTCCTGTTCAACATCGGCGACGTTGAACTCACCGCAGGGGAACTCAAGACACGTGGCCTCTATCTCGGCTCGAACGTGTCTTACAACCTCAAGAAGCTCGTCGAGAGCGGCTACATCCATCATCAGCGCTCCCGCACGGACAAGCGCTCCGTGCGCGTGAAGCTGACGGACAAGGGCAAGGCCATCTCCGAAATGGTGAACCGCCTGCTCGAACGGCAATTGAACATGCTCGAAAAGGTCGGCGGCGTTTCTGTGCCGGACCTCAAGCACTTCAACCAGATTTCGGTGAAGCTCGAGCGTTTCTGGGGCGATCAGATCCGCTACCAGCTTTGA
- a CDS encoding bifunctional DNA primase/polymerase: MIEEVKPLVEAGFSVHLLRPKSKIPANDGWSEAPVYTFDQLRKLYRDGQNVGIRLGKPSKVEGLYLHAIDLDIRVPEAKSEALDRLDELISDGDLKELPCVQSGSGGASRHFYFLTEDAFRSKKLAHSKHKFTGDDGKEHWEWEIELFGTGKQVVLPPSIHPDTGKAYRWVLQPDLKRGIPRISADLIDELVGGDESTGFYENSEPLNLTINEARDYLDAIPDWADDRDSWVRVGMALKHEFADDKALIKEAWELFDEWSRRGYGYNRAKNLAQWRGFTFDREELVTMRSIVAEANDRALYETIEELDDEDEERPPAPPSAKVLMSMFDDLDGPPTPPRDQDADPYAILKREGVPDHVLSIPGVLQEVVDYYNATAIKSQPQFAVQAALAFGSVVLGRHWSTNRKNFTSLYFLNLAPTAGGKEHAKRVIEEFLTEAGLDTLTGPKNYASEAGVFSTLLTKPRHICITDEFGRYLSSARGGAGNANKSEAQSALMEVFGRLDGTWQTNGYSTRGMTKEQADAQNNAKVVRPALTLLGMTTPQSFYDALGQKDILDGFLNRFLIVESPLGRQSSREVDGSSLPKRVVRWARQKAWEIGGDDDDLEGMRAMVEPSFAPEPILVPFSKACMPILAEMEQAVSREMDRLDACGMAELYGRTREIAMRMALIVAVSDGCDVIKPRHVEWARDYVFFYQARMAKLFEGNIGKTDIEKACDAVCEYLETCGDDGAPEHQISRQRRKKFGKLSTRERDEVFALLLRDRRIRVTDRTAKRGSKKPWYALVKS; encoded by the coding sequence ATGATCGAGGAAGTAAAACCTCTCGTCGAGGCCGGTTTCTCCGTCCATTTACTGCGGCCTAAGTCGAAGATACCTGCGAATGACGGTTGGTCCGAGGCTCCGGTCTACACGTTCGACCAGTTGCGGAAGCTCTATCGGGATGGTCAGAACGTCGGAATCCGGCTCGGGAAGCCGTCGAAGGTCGAAGGGCTATACCTACATGCCATCGACCTCGATATCCGGGTTCCCGAGGCCAAATCCGAGGCTCTGGATCGCCTCGACGAGCTGATTTCGGACGGGGATTTGAAGGAACTGCCGTGCGTGCAGTCGGGTTCGGGCGGGGCCTCACGCCATTTCTACTTTCTGACCGAGGACGCCTTCCGATCCAAGAAACTCGCCCACAGCAAGCACAAATTCACCGGCGACGACGGCAAAGAGCATTGGGAATGGGAAATCGAGCTGTTCGGGACCGGAAAACAGGTCGTCTTGCCGCCGAGCATCCATCCCGACACCGGCAAGGCTTACAGATGGGTGCTCCAACCTGATCTGAAGCGCGGAATACCGCGAATCTCGGCCGACCTCATCGACGAGTTGGTCGGCGGCGACGAAAGCACCGGCTTCTATGAAAATTCCGAGCCGCTGAACCTCACCATCAACGAGGCCCGCGACTATCTCGACGCGATACCCGATTGGGCCGATGACCGGGACAGTTGGGTTCGCGTCGGAATGGCGCTCAAACACGAATTTGCCGACGACAAGGCCCTCATCAAGGAAGCATGGGAGCTGTTCGACGAATGGTCACGACGCGGATACGGCTACAACCGCGCCAAGAACCTCGCCCAATGGCGGGGCTTCACGTTCGACCGGGAGGAACTCGTCACCATGCGCTCCATCGTTGCCGAGGCGAACGACCGCGCCCTCTACGAGACCATCGAAGAGCTTGACGACGAGGACGAGGAACGCCCGCCAGCGCCGCCGAGCGCGAAGGTGCTCATGTCGATGTTCGACGATCTCGACGGTCCTCCTACGCCGCCGAGAGACCAAGACGCAGACCCCTACGCCATACTCAAGCGCGAGGGCGTTCCCGATCACGTGCTAAGCATCCCCGGCGTGCTGCAAGAGGTCGTCGACTATTACAACGCCACAGCGATCAAATCTCAACCGCAGTTCGCCGTACAGGCGGCGCTCGCCTTCGGATCGGTCGTGCTCGGCCGACACTGGTCGACGAACCGCAAGAACTTCACGAGCCTCTACTTCCTCAATCTAGCGCCTACGGCGGGCGGCAAGGAGCACGCCAAGCGAGTCATCGAAGAGTTTCTGACGGAGGCCGGTCTCGACACCCTCACCGGCCCGAAGAACTACGCGTCAGAGGCCGGTGTCTTCTCGACGCTCCTGACCAAGCCGAGACACATCTGCATCACCGACGAGTTCGGTCGATACCTGTCGTCGGCGCGCGGCGGGGCGGGAAACGCCAACAAGTCCGAAGCTCAAAGCGCGCTGATGGAGGTGTTTGGCCGTCTCGATGGGACGTGGCAGACGAACGGCTACAGCACGCGCGGCATGACGAAAGAGCAAGCTGACGCTCAGAACAACGCGAAGGTCGTGCGACCCGCCCTGACGCTCCTCGGCATGACCACACCTCAGAGCTTCTACGATGCCCTCGGCCAGAAAGACATCCTCGACGGCTTCCTAAACCGCTTCCTGATCGTCGAAAGCCCGCTCGGACGACAGTCGAGTCGCGAGGTCGATGGCAGCTCCTTGCCGAAGCGCGTCGTCAGATGGGCACGGCAGAAGGCATGGGAGATCGGAGGCGACGATGATGACCTCGAAGGCATGCGGGCGATGGTCGAGCCGTCGTTCGCGCCTGAGCCGATCCTCGTCCCCTTCTCGAAGGCGTGCATGCCGATCCTTGCCGAGATGGAGCAGGCTGTGAGCCGGGAGATGGATCGGCTCGACGCGTGCGGCATGGCCGAACTCTACGGTCGAACGCGGGAGATCGCGATGAGGATGGCGCTTATCGTGGCGGTGAGCGACGGCTGCGACGTGATCAAGCCGAGGCATGTCGAATGGGCGCGCGACTACGTGTTCTTCTATCAGGCCCGGATGGCGAAACTGTTCGAGGGCAACATCGGGAAGACCGACATCGAAAAAGCTTGCGATGCAGTCTGCGAATATCTTGAGACGTGCGGGGACGACGGCGCTCCCGAGCATCAAATCTCCCGTCAACGGCGAAAGAAATTCGGGAAATTGTCGACGAGGGAACGCGACGAGGTGTTCGCCCTTTTGCTCCGCGACCGTCG